In Chaetodon trifascialis isolate fChaTrf1 chromosome 2, fChaTrf1.hap1, whole genome shotgun sequence, one DNA window encodes the following:
- the odad3 gene encoding coiled-coil domain-containing protein 151, whose protein sequence is MPFTADGFKPPLHDQIAEMQRKIQLLEGDRSAYYESTQATIKRNTESIRQLRQENKKLHRRLAEANAGDEHVIKVAFQNRGIEKDAYRNMSGKEALTTLDQRVLSTTKRLNALKHTTQTHQQRLEELKVEYQRMKPEGSGGAQSADACLRKKEEDAMNLRALENSLEKTQFKCKEAENIMINYQKLKSHLQEESLTFQGELDSLEAEILKHREELHNMQAMNNEAQLSKEEAKAELQQLEELLYKDRKERERIIASYRKKAEERKAQAEKLDRRAQRTTMQPDELSSEAQRSTPRMAGVEEKANSTFEEAFRCIKEATGVTDTQEIVARFISQKETHQHLENLRGENEQVLQQLKEQKELLNQQFQDMKYSGEAKLSSDQQMREECEQQLQAQQQRCDAAEERLDWLVKALSTVRGGVEHLTDKLQHITLSEDAAAEESPDSDEFVLRLMTQCELKLQSLHEELQGKDLAAIMKEMEEEEFFVRIEGKLPAYNTRVKLPEDQRLDLFNDEEDSEEDEANIISREALKRQSQLIIDSKSKKKPWKKKKGKF, encoded by the exons ATGCCGTTCACCGCCGACGGGTTCAAACCTCCGCTGCATGACCAAATAGCGGAGATGCAGCGTAAAATCCAACTTCTCG AGGGCGACAGAAGCGCATACTATGAGAGCACTCAGGCCACCATCAAGAGGAACACAGAGTCCATCCGTCAGCTGAGGCAGGAGAACAAGAAGCTGCACAGAAGACTGGCAGAAGCTAACGCT GGTGATGAACATGTCATTAAAGTGGCCTTTCAGAACAGAGGCATTGAGAAGGATGCCTACCGCAACATGTCAGGGAAG GAAGCCCTGACAACACTGGACCAGAGGGTGCTGTCCACGACAAAGCGTCTCAATGCCCTCAAACACACGACCCAGACCCACCAGCAGCGCCTGGAAGAGCTGAAGGTGGAATACCAGAGGATGAAACCAGAGGGCAGTGGTGGAGCACAGTCTGCTGACGCTTGCCTTcggaagaaggaggaagatgcCATG aaCCTGCGGGCGCTGGAGAACAGTTTGGAGAAGACACAGTTTAAGTGCAAGGAGGCTGAGAACATCATGATTAACTATCAGAAACTCAAAAGTCACCTGCAG GAGGAGAGTCTGACTTTCCAGGGTGAGTTGGACAGTCTGGAAGCAGAAATCCtgaagcacagagaggagctccACAACATGCAGGCCATGAACAACGAAGCCCAGCTCTCTAAAGAAGAAGCCAAG GCTGAGttacagcagctggaggagttGCTCTACAAGGATCGTAAGGAGAGAGAGCGCATTATAGCCAGCTACAGGAAAAAGGCTGAGGAGCGCAAGGCCCAGGCTGAAAAACTCGATAGAAGG GCTCAGAGAACAACCATGCAGCCGGATGAGCTGAGCAGCGAGGCCCAGCGCAGCACCCCCAGGATGGCAGGTGTAGAGGAGAAGGCCAACTCCACCTTTGAGGAGGCCTTCAGGTGCATCAAGGAGGCCACTGgagtcacagacacacag gAGATAGTGGCACGCTTCATCTCACAGAAGGAGACACACCAGCATCTGGAGAATCTGAGGGGGGAGAATGagcaggtgctgcagcagctgaaggagcagaaggagctcCTGAACCAGCAGTTCCAGGACATGAAATATTCTGGAGAAGCCAAACTCTCCAG TGACCAACAGATGCGCGAGGAGTGTGAGCAGCAACTGCAGGCTCAGCAGCAGAGGTGCGATGCCGCTGAAGAGCGTCTGGATTGGCTCGTTAAAGCCCTCAGTACAGTCCGAGGCGGGGTGGAGCACCTCACAGACAAACTTCAACACATCACACTG agtgAGGACGCAGCGGCCGAGGAGTCTCCAGACTCAGATGAGTTTGTGCTGCGGCTGATGACTCAGTgtgagctgaagctgcagtcGCTGCACGAGGAGCTTCAGGGAAAAGACCTGGCTGCTATTatgaaggagatggaggaggaggag TTCTTCGTCAGGATTGAGGGGAAACTGCCAGCTTACAACACCCGTGTGAAGCTGCCTGAGGACCAAAGACTGGACCTCTTCAATGACG aggaggacagtgaggaggacgAGGCTAACATCATCTCACGGGAGGCTCTGAAGCGTCAGTCTCAGCTCATCATTGACTCCAAGTCCAAGAAGAAGccctggaagaagaagaaggggaagTTCTGA